The Oryzias latipes chromosome 4, ASM223467v1 genome includes a window with the following:
- the nr2c2ap gene encoding nuclear receptor 2C2-associated protein isoform X2 — MASLICCETQSRVSSVLNRDGKNYGKKNMFDCDEETCWNSDQGECQWVSLEFPGPVRVSEVKVQFQGGFSAKTCRLEGGLKNGDFTELDQFYPEDNNALQSFPIQEATTVNKVKIFFENSVDFFGRIIVYSLDVLGEKAS, encoded by the exons ATGGCGTCTTTGATCTGCTGTGAAACGCAGAGCAG GGTGAGTTCGGTGCTAAACAGAGATGGAAAGAACTACGGAAAGAAGAACATGTTCGACTGTGATGAGGAAACCTGCTGGAACTCAGACCAG GGTGAGTGCCAGTGGGTGTCGCTGGAGTTTCCCGGGCCTGTACGGGTGTCAGAAGTTAAAGTCCAGTTTCAGGGAGGCTTTTCAGCCAAAACCTGCAGATTAGAAG GGGGCTTGAAAAATGGCGACTTCACCGAGCTCGACCAGTTTTACCCAGAAGACAACAACGCCCTTCAG AGCTTTCCCATACAGGAGGCCACTACAGTGAACaaagtcaaaatattttttgagaaCAGTGTTGACTTTTTTGGGAGAATTATTGTTTATTCCCTGGATGTCCTCGGGGAAAAGGCCTCATGA